CGCCCGTGACCCAGCCGCGTCCCGCGTTGTCTGGATTTCGAACAAAGGGCTGTCTTTCCTGGGTGTGGTAGACAATGGATTCTTCCGGCTGTACCGGGTCAAAAGATCCATGTCTTCTCACAGGAATCGCCAACTGCAGTCGGTTATTGGAAACAAGGAAATTGAGTACAAGTTGCCTGCAAACCTTCAGATTCCATGCGGTCCACTGCTGATTGGGACATTCGCCCATGAACACACTGTGTCTGCCATCTTAACTCTGCCGTCTTTAAACTCGCGGCCCCACAATACCTCAAAGATCAGATGCCAGCCCCTGTCCCAGGCCGAGATCGAGACGAACGCACCTTACCAGCCCTTCCACACCGACCACCGGGTCAATCTCTTCGTTTTCTCGAATGAAAACGAAGTATGTGATCCGTTGACGGGTGGCCCGGGCGGTCAGTGGATATTTGGCGACTCCATCTCGCTGACCAAGCTCCATGTTCGGCCATTCAGCGCCGGCAGCGGCACCGGGGACGAGGACGATATCGTGCATGAACAACACCACGGCTACGGGGGAGAAATGGAGAACCTTATCAGTCTGGGCAACAGCACCGGCAACGTTGAAGAGGTTGTTATCACCACTCGCAGGAAGAAGAGACATTCCACGGCAGTCTCCGCTACTCCTGGTGCTAGTGTTGACGACGGATTCTTCGAAGACGACTGTGAGGTGCTGGATTTTGCTCGGGATCGGGTTTGAGATTCAACTTCAAACCTTTCTGTGCTATTGCGAAGCACGCTGTGCTTTTTCCCCCCTTGCGCGTCCGAGAAGACATATTTCTAGACTTTGATATAATTTTTGGCGTTTGGTTTCGATGTGGCGCTCATGCCTATTCATAGATATCCATATGAGCAGAGCAGCACGAGATAATCTGGCGGTTTCGATGTCATTGGAGTTTATTACACAGTGGGTCTTGTGTTTGGTTGGTTCTTCTGGCTTTACGATACCTTTCTTGGATTCTACGACGCTCACTTTGGTTCTGGATGTTTGCTGTGTGCTTGATACTCTTGCAACTACATACTAAATACCCAAACACTGTACCTCTTTACTGAGATTTGATAGACAGAATGAAATCTATGGAATGATTGCTTTTTCATGCACGTGCTGAGAGGCCCTGGGGTAAGCTGCGACTATCACCTAAGTAATGTCCTTCTCAAGGAATATGAGttgcctcctccatctcctcctcccaccATTTGCGAAACTCGATCAACCGCTGTGTCCGCACGCGAGCCATTTCCCTCCCCGTCTGCGTTTTCATCATCCCCTCCAACCGCTCCAGCTTGTCCTGAAAGTGAGCTATAGCGTTATTCATATCCCACGGTTCTTCAGGACTAAGATACTTCCTTCCCTGCGCGCCCAGGAACGTAAAACACCGCCCAATCCCCACTGCCCCTAATGCATCCAACCGGTCCGCATCCTGCACCACCGCCAGCTCCACATACCCTTCCTCGTCTATCAACCTCCGCACCGTCGCAGGATCTTTAACCTCCTTCGAGTACGACACATGCGTCACGATGGTCTGCACCCTCGCCGCGAGCGCCACGTCCGCTCCGTGCGCTAATAGCGCCTGCTCCACCATCCGGCCCGGATCAACCGccgcctgctgctgctgctgctctccAGCTGCGGATGTGGCCGCGGCGACCTGCGTCAGATACTTCCTGTCCCCGATGTCATGGAGCAAGGCAGCGAGTTTGACGACATCCTCGTCGTAGGTGATGTCCGGGTGCAAGAGCTGTTCTTTCTCGAGGATTGTGCGGGCTAATGTGACGACGCGGTGGACGTGGGCTGGGTTGTGGGAGGGATCGTGGGCTGACATGCAGGACGTCACGAAGGCGGCCATGGTGGTGTAGAGGTGGTGGAGTTCTGTTGGGGGAGCCATTCTGTTTCTCTCGCAGCCTCGCTTTGCCTTGGTTGAGGTGGGTGTGGTAtaagaagaggaaggcgTCTTCTGCTGGGGCTTATGTGACTGGGGCGGGGTCAGGCTGTGGGCAGTTGGTTATTAGAAATGAGGAGATATTAGTCGTGTGTTTCTCTTTACCCATTCATGATGTGATTTACGCGTTTAAGCGGGGAGTTGACGCGCAGCTTATCAGTCAGCCTTATCGGGCTCCAGTGGATCTTTTACCCCATCCAAATCTCCGCGGTCTATGGAGTAGATCTCTCGCCATTCATCGTTGGCATCTACTTGATACATGCAGGCATGCACTCTGCGACTCGCATAATGTCAAGAAAGCGTCGATTCAAAGGAGAGGAAATGTCAGACATTAGTGTGGAGAGACGCCGGAGACCTTGGGAGAGATCACAAACGGTTCCTGAGCTGCAAAGTGTTACGAACAAATTCCAAACTCCTTCAATGGCGTTCAGAGCTTATGGTGCCTAGGTGGATGATGACGGGGACGGTGGGTCAACTTGAACAGACCTCGCTGGGTTGAACGTCTGTTGACAATCGCCCTTGGTCTCTAGACAGTCGAACAAGGCAACACCCCCCATGTTGATGTCGACGCTCATACTGTGATTCGCAGTAGACTGTCCATGAGTCAAGAGTCAGTATTAAGCATCTTCGAATTGGTATCTCAAATTGGTTCGAAAGTACTACACATGAAAGGCAACTATGGCACAGTATTAGGTGGCATCCTTATTAGTACTCCAatgagaatggagaaaaaTAAAATCAATCGACCCATGTCCCGTAACCCTATTAACTCCCGTCTCGAGATTCATTACCGTCTGGGACGCAGTCGTAGCCAAGAGGCGTATTCTGTAAAGAACAAGACATCATTTACAGAGCCCAAGCAGCAAGAACGAAGCCAAGGAGACCAGCGGCAGAGACACCGAGCTGCATCTGGCTAACAACAGCAGCGTTGGGAGTCGAGGTGGCGGTAGAGCTGCTGGTAGCAGTGCCGGAGCCAGAGGCGGTGGAGTCGGAGCCTGCAGATTGTCCAATTAGCTTTGGCATCCTCGACAAGTTTCAGAAATGACCAAATAGAACCAGCGACATACCAGAAGTGCCAGTCTCAGAGCTGCTGGAACCAGTGCCGGTGGTGGTCGCGGTGTTGGAGCTGACACCAGTCTTGGCGGAACCAGCATTCGTCATGGTCGCGGGGAAGAAGTGGCTGCTGTAGCAGCTGTTCTGGCAAGCGGCATACTTGTCGGTGTCGCTAGGAGTGCCAGAACCCTGAGGGCACGCAGCAACACAGCTGATGGTGTCGTTGGCTTGCTGGTCGCTAGGGCAGGGAACGTTGTAGCATCCAGCAACACAGCAAATATCATTAGAACCGCCTAAATGCAATTACAAGGTTAGCTTTATGAGACGGATAGTTCAAGAAAAGATAGAAATACGAACATTTGGCGGCGCAGGAGGCCTCGGGACTCaggctggtggtggtggagggcGCGCTCTCAGTGGTAGACTGGGCAGTAGCCAGGACCAAGAGAGAGGAGAcggcgatgatgttgaacttCATTTTGATTGTGATTGACTGTAGAGATTCAGAAGCGACAGACTTGAGATCTCACTgcaagaaagagagaaggtTGCTGCTACAAACGAGAGACTGGTgtttgttgatgaggaggaagaagaagaagggaaaacaGAAGTAGTTGGGGGAGAGGAGTAATAAAGTAAGACCAGTGACAGTGATAGAAGATACCCTCAGGCCATGAAACCTTCCTGGGAAGGGCTCTTTGTGACCTGTGGATATTGGACACTAATGATTCCAAGTCTTGTCGCTCCCAGGTTTCTTGTTGTTACGCGTTCTCATTAGTAGGGTTTCAGTCTTTCCTGCCTGTAAGTTAATACTTATTTTGAGTTTTAGAACTATCCCGAGTGCTCTAATTATCCACTGACAACGTTAGTAAGGCTTCATGCTGTAACTCCCCAACTAGCTCAGCTCTGTGGACGATTGTGGTTGGACAGAGCTGTTGAAGAATTGGAGAAAATCAGGTTGTTGTCTTTTAGTCTGGATTATTCCAGCAACATCGGCCGTACGAAACACAACGTACAACAACAATACATGATAACAACCTATGGTAAAGAGGAGCCGATCATCGCCACCGACTGCTATTTCCGAAGCAAGCCACCTTGTTTTGGCTGATATGGTGACACTCAATAATAGTGACACTCAATAATAGTGCAAAGTTACCTAGTAGTGGTCATACTAATGATACTCGACCGATTAATTACAGAGGCGTTCATTCAGTGTAACCATATTTTTTGCGAATTCCTCCATCAGGTACCTGTATGTCTTCAATCTTCAGCTGAAAAGTGAAGGCCCTTGCTGATTATTATTAGTAAAATAGAAGATCAGAGACATGAGGAGATTGTGGCTGTGGAATCTGGGGTCGGgattcaaaaaaaaaatatgtGCCTAAAATAACCAGATCCTTAGTGTGGCCCTGTCCGCCTCTAGCCTGAAGTCATTTGACTCGGACCAGGTTTCAAATCTGACTTCTGTGCCTGTGGTCTCTGATTGAAATGGAATTGTGAGGTAAATATGGGGCCTGCCTTTGTTGATCCTGGACACTGCTTCTATCAGTGGCCTTAGTTTTTCACCACGACAATTGAGGATCATGAAACCTGGTGTGAACAGAGTGACTGTTGCCTTGGATGAGGTATCTCGAATCTTCCTCGTTCGACCTCATCGCAAGACCCAAGTGGAGCTGCTAAGTTCGTTTCCATGACTCCTCTCCACCAGTAACACTAAGCCCAGAAACAAAGGACGTGCGCGGCTGATTCAATCCAGGCGAGGAAATGCATGTGCAAACAGGACAAAATCCAGAGTGTATCTCAATTAGTCTCACGTGATGTCGCGATACCGTGTCGCGTCCCTTCATCACCAAACAATGAGCCTTAGAATCCTACGAGGGGCTATTTGGTTAAGATCAATTGAGTCGCGACATGTCAGTCTCTGGTGACGACTTTGATGATtattttgatgatgagattgacgacGTTATCGTTCCTGGAACATCCGATACAGTTGAGTCAGTCCAGACGAACAACCGTCCAGCAAAGCGTCGGCGCTTTGACGCTGGTGTTTTTGACGATGCAGGCAAGCTACCGCGACCTGATTCTCGCTTACAATCTGGATCTGATACCTCTTTGACCTAGAATCCGATATCTCCATAAGTCAGGgcaacgaggaggacgaaTTTCAATCGCCCGACCGACTGTCTGGTAACGCTGTTCAATTCGAGGATGTCGAGAGAACCTCCAAGTACAACGTCTTTATACCAAAATGCAAGAACGTCCAGGAGAATATCTTCGTCACGCAACTGACCCAGCCGCCTTCGCCCCCGGAGATGATTCGTGGCCCTCGATGGAAGAAGCCTGGCCCCGAACCTCTTGCGCCCGAACCTGCAACGACCAGAGTAGGCGCTAATCATCAATCGGATCAGTATCATGatgaagataaagaaatGGAGGCTGCTATTGCAGCATCATTGCGCTCatttgaggaagagaatgggGGAGATGTCCCCTCCACTGCATCCGGGTCTACGCCGGCACGGACTGCTGCCGCACCGTGCGCCGCACCGAAAGGGACTGCAGCGGACGTGCCATTCGATCTTGATGATATACCAGATGACGCCTTCGATTCGGACCTATCCTTGTCGCCGCCCAGATCGACATCTCAAGCGACACGCGGACCACCTGTTCAATCTCAATTTAGAACCAATCGCCCACTTGGCCTACGGCAATCCACGTTATTCGACATGGCTGCACGAAATCCTGACATTTCCTCGCAGCGAGGAGAGCAAATATTCTCGCCACCGGAGAAAAGCGAACCTCCTACTCATCACAAACTCAACGAAGAGGCTCTAAACACATGGGTCTACCCCACTAATTTGGGGAAGACAAGAGATTACCAATTCAACATCGCACAGCGAGGTCTTTTCCATAATCTGCTGGTTGCGCTTCCTACTGGTCTTGGAAAAACGTTCATCGCTGCGACCATTATGCTCAATTGGTATCGATGGACAAAGAGTGCTCAAATCATCTTCGTAGCACCGACAAAGCCCCTGGTAGCTCAGCAGATTTCTGCTTGCTTTCAGGTGGCCGGCATCCCGCGATCAGAGACGACCATGCTGACAGGTGAAGCTGCACCAGGCATTCGCGCGGAGGAATGGAAAAGCAAACGTGTTTTCTTCATGACCCCTCAAACCCTCGTCAATGATCTCAAGTCAGGAATAGCCGACCCGAAACGTATCGTCCTGCTCGTTGTTGACGAAGCTCATCGTGCTACTGGCGGCTATGCATACGTGGAAGTGGTCAAGTTCCTCAAGCGGTATAACAAGAGCTTCCGGGTCCTCGCCCTTACTGCAACTCCAGGTTCCACTGTGGAATCGGTGCAAGCCATCATTGATGACCTGGGTATTGCCAAGGTGGAGATTCGCACCGAGCAGTCTCTTGACATACGGGAGTATGTACATGCTCGCGACACCGAGGTGCAAACGTTCCAGAATTCCGACGAAATGGTGCTGTGCATGGAACTTTTCACAAGGACTCTGCAGCCGCTTGTCGACCAACTTCGTAACCTTAACGCCTACTGGGGAAGGGATCCTATGGCTCTCACCGCGTTCGGTCTCACCAAGGCCCGTCAGCAATGGATGGGTTCAGATGCTGGGAGGAATGCGAACCTTGCCCTGAAGGGCAAAGTCAACGCAATTTTTACCGTCCTCGCGAGTTTGGCCCATGCCATCGATCTCTTGAAATATCACGGTATCACGCCATTTTATCGACACCTTTTACACTTTCAGTCTAACACTGATGGCCAAAAGGGGGGTAAATATCAACGCCAGATTGTACAGGACGAAAGCTTCAAGAAACTCATGAACCATCTCCAGCCTTGGACTAAGAACCCAGATTTCATCGGCCATCCGAAGTTAGAATACCTCAAACAGGTCGTACTCAATCACTTCATGGATCGTGGAGAAGGGACGGCAGCCAATGGAGACCAAAGTCAGTCTGCGACACGAATCATGATATTTGTACATTTCCGTGATAGCGCTGAGGAAGTGGTCAGAGTTCTAAAGCGGCACGAGCCTTTGATTCGACCCCACGTGTTTGTAGGGCAGAGCAGTGCGAAAGGATCAGAGGGAATGGATCAAAAGACACAGTTAAGCATTGTGCAGAAGTTCAAGAAAGGCACATATAATACTATCGTCGCGACCTCGATAGGTGAAGAAGGTCTCGATATTGGCGAGGTCGATCTCATTGTCTGCTATGACTCTTCGGCGTCGCCCATTCGCATGCTCCAGCGCATGGGACGTACTGGCCGTAAGAGAGCTGGTAATATTGTGCTGCTTCTGATGCAGGGTAAAGAAGAGGAGTCTTATATTAAGGCCAAAGACAATTATGAGAAAATGCAGCAGATGATAGCCAGCGGTACTCGTTTCACCTTTCATGACGACAAATCCCCTCGCATTTTGCCCCCAGGAGTTCGTCCTGTGGCTGAGAAAAGGCAAATCGATATTCCGGTGGAGAATACGCAGGCTGATTTACCAGAGCCCAGAAGGAGAGCAAGGCCCCCAAAAAGGCCGCCGAAGAAGTTCCATATGCCAGATGACGTCGAGACTGGTTTTGCAAAGGCGTCCAGTCTAACTGGGAAAGTGACGAAGAAAGCAGAAACTAAGAGAGCCGTCCGCAAACCGACTCCAGAGCCTGTGGAGGTTCCCGCCCTGGAAGAAGTTCTCCTTACGCCAAGACAGCAACAGGATCTTGAGCGACGCTATTGTCATATTGCAGGCACAAGTCCAGAGTTCATCCGGAACCCACGTGTTGACGCCTACCCTCGCCTGCAATCTGTTCCTAGGCCGACAAAAGCTGTTAAACATGGTTCCTTGACCTCCCGCATGATTGGTACTCTCCAAAAAATGGGTAAGGTCAGTGTTGATTGTGAAAGCCGATATAGGAAAGTGTTGGCTCTGGATTCAAGCAAGGAGATTGTGGACTCAGTTCTGTCTCGCGACCCGTGGCCCCCAGCGAAGAACAGTGGAAGGCTGGGGGAAAAAACACACGCCTTCAAAAGGCCGTCGGCCACTCCGCGGCCAAACAATGTACATGTGCGGGAGGACGAGAATGAGGACAATTGCACTCCCGAACTGGTGTCTCCAGAGAAATTGATGTCATCTTTTCTGGAGCCTCATACCgaaagacccccctattCATCACAAAGAAGCCAAGATGCTTTTGAACTTGATTTCCCTGATGTTGAGACACTTCTCAATCGTAGCGCAGAGCGGCATGTTTCTCGCAAACGGAACAGATTTGTTCTCGATGACGACAGTGACGAATAACATTTTGGGTCAACAATGGGCATTTTTGGATATTTGAGCTTGGCTTTTGGAACATTATCAATCTCTAGATACCCAAAATCGCATAGCAATAGATGAGTTTTGAGTCTCTTCATTGCTTTTAAGGGCAGTATGTTCACGGGAGCGTTCCTCAAGctcaggggggggggggagcCTAAATGCCACCCCCACTTTCTCCCCGCGCACGCACCTTAGTCGGCCAAGTCAAGAGGAACGTCCAGTTTCACGTAGAGCTTCACCAATACAACACTAATCCAACTCCTCACACCATGGCAGACATCCAATTTGACAGTGCGCTGTAAGTACCTAATACCAAGCAATCGTTTACATACCTCATATTCCATATCTTGGGCCCTCAGAACGAGGACCCGGACAGCGGAGTGTCACCACAGCTCGGagtcaacaacaacatcaacagcTCAAGCTAACCATAACAACCAATCTCTAgcgatcttcttcggcgtCTCAACCCCCGTGACACGAAACAGAACCTGCAGGCCATTACGTCGATCGTCCCAGACCTGACTGAAGACCTCCTATCCTCCGTCGACCAGCCTCTAGAGATCCGCCGCTGCCCGAAGACCAACCGCGATTACCTGCTCTGCGATTACAACCGGGACGGGGACAGCTACCGCTCGCCCTGGAGCAATGAGTTTGATCCGCCACTGGAGGATGGCACGGTTCCCAGCGAGCGGGTGAGGAAGCTCGAGGTTGCGGCCAACGAGGCCTTCGATGTGTATCGGGAGCTGTACTATGAGGGCGGCGTGGGCAGCGTTTACTTCTGGGATTTGGATGATGGGTTTGCGGGCGTTATCCTCCTGAAGAAAGGTGGGCTTTGTTACGCTATGTCTTGTGAGGTGCGGGCTTTGCTAATAGGCATGGCGAATAGGTGTCACACCCGGAGCGAAGAGCTCAGGAGAGTGGGACAGCATTCATGTCTTCGAGGCGACTGATAGGGCGCGCATGTCTCATTACAAGCTAACGAGCACGGTCATCCTGCACTTGGCGAACGAGAATGAGGCCCTTGGCGAGATGGATCTCAGCGGCAATATGACCCGGCAGATGGAGGTTGATCTTCCTGTGGAATCGGATGCGAGCCATGTCGCCAATGTCGGTAGGCTCGTTGAGGATATGGAGTTGAAGATGCGGAACTTGTTGCGTATGTGTCACATCTGTGAAGATTTGTTCTGTCTTGACACGTCACATGCTAATATGACTTGCGACGGCAGAGGAGGTCTACTTTggcaaggccaaggatgTGGTGGGTGAGCTTCGAAGTAAGCCACTTCTCTGTCACGGTAGAACCAAGGCAATGGATGCTGACAAGAATACAGGCCTCGCACCGCTTTCGGAAACCAATAAAGAGAAGGCTGCACACCTGGAGATGATTAGATCCATGCAGCGGTAATGCATCGGCCAGCTATTACTCGCTGGATTCTGCGAATCAGCATCTGTACTTTGCTTGCCGTTACCTTGAGCATGCCTATGTTCTTACTCCTCATTTCGCATCATCAAAGCTTCTGTCATACGTGTCAAGACCGGTAATTGCTGGCAAAGGCCAGATTAGATAGGTCTCGTCTCTTCTGAACCTCCGCCGACTCATCTCGTTCACAACAGCATCCGGGAACTGATAATTGCTTCAATTCAAAGTGTGGGTATCATATAACTATCCTAGTTGCCCCGATAAGATGTAGCTTGACTTGTAGACCTAAAACTTGAGCGCGCTGAGATAGGTTGAGTAGTCGGCCCCTCGAAATGTTCAGGGCCTCTCAATCGACCTCCATCTTATTTATGTCCATCTTCTGTCTTCACCCCCGCAGCTGAGGAATCGCCAAGTTGTTCCACAAACTGCCTCGCTGCCGCCCATAGCTCAGCTTCCTTATCCTTCCCTACAGTGTCCTTCCTGCTATTCAGCCAGCTGACATCCAACGGGTTCGAAACAACCGTTCCCCCTACGCCAGCGCCTGGTAAATCACCGGTCCTCGAGGCCGACTCCGGCGCTAGGATAGCAGCTTCCTCCAGGGCGTATACCTGGCGACGTAACCTGACATCAATGGAGGAAAGGAGCGCGAAGTACTGCGATGTTGCTTCTTTGAACCGTGCTTTATGCGACTCAAGGGAAGTGTCCTCGGGGGAGTCACCCGTTCTGGCGTTTGTGAGGGCTTGGATCGCGAGACCAGCCGAGTGTATCAGTTTTGCAACATCCTGCGGGCAATCAGCGTCCGCTAGCTAATTGACGACCTTGACGACTGCGCAAGCTTGTTTGCGTCTGTCTTGATAGTGGCACGGAACTACCTCCTTACCTTGTCCACCTCGTTCAACTGCCGGATTCGGTCCGCTGAAGTAAATACTTGGTCTGGTTGTGCAGAGCTCTTGCCCTCAGTCATCTCTTTGACATTTGAGGGATTTCACCCGGAAATCTATTTCATTGAAACCCACTTGATGATGAAGTCAAAGCAAGAGTAACTGGAGCTATGTCATCACGTGCAGTGATGCCAGGCAGCGATGGATCTGATTATATAAGCCAGCTCACAGCGCTAACCCAAGTCAGTCCTAGCTCGATATCAGAAACGTGACTTTGCAAGCCTCCCGATTTACTGAACCATCCAAAATCAAATCACTTTGGCATCTTATCCTCGCTATTCGTTCAGAACGCAGCGAAGCCAAAAAAAGACGTGACAGTCAGTATCTGGACATCTAGCGTCGCGCCATGTCTGCGCCAGGCGGGGCTCCGAGCCCTGCACCTCGAAGTGCAAGCATCGGCcccggtggtggtggtatgTCTATGCCTCCCCAGCAGCCCATGGGAAATACCACTCCAGTGGGAGCACCGACTCCGGGTCCTCCACCGCCGCCACCGAGTGGTGCGATGTCGCAGCAGAATTTGAACCAAATAGTGAGTACTGAAGATCTTGATGCATAAGTTTCGTGGGTTTTGCGCAGACTATCTCTCATGTGTTGGTGTTTTTCGTCGTTTATGAGCGGCTTGTTTTGGCTGTGTTGCGCTTGAACAAGCATGTGTTCGTTTTGAGACACCGCTGCGGCCGTTCATGTGCCTTGCAGACGAAGTCTGTAATGGTTCGGTGCTCATTTAGCGGCTTGGTTACATCATGTATGGAGCTTTTCTTTACTGCGTTGCTAATGATATCTAGGTCATTGATTACCTGGCCAAGAAAGGATACAGCCGTACTGAAGCCATGCTGCGCATGGAATCAGCTAACCAAGAAATCGATGGTCGTCCTTTGCCTCCTCTTGGCGAGGA
The DNA window shown above is from Aspergillus fumigatus Af293 chromosome 1, whole genome shotgun sequence and carries:
- a CDS encoding HD domain-containing protein; its protein translation is MAPPTELHHLYTTMAAFVTSCMSAHDPSHNPAHVHRVVTLARTILEKEQLLHPDITYDEDVVKLAALLHDIGDRKYLTQVAAATSAAGEQQQQQAAVDPGRMVEQALLAHGADVALAARVQTIVTHVSYSKEVKDPATVRRLIDEEGYVELAVVQDADRLDALGAVGIGRCFTFLGAQGRKYLSPEEPWDMNNAIAHFQDKLERLEGMMKTQTGREMARVRTQRLIEFRKWWEEEMEEATHIP
- the mph1 gene encoding 3'-5' DNA helicase, yielding MSVSGDDFDDYFDDEIDDVIVPGTSDTVESVQTNNRPAKQSDISISQGNEEDEFQSPDRLSGNAVQFEDVERTSKYNVFIPKCKNVQENIFVTQLTQPPSPPEMIRGPRWKKPGPEPLAPEPATTRVGANHQSDQYHDEDKEMEAAIAASLRSFEEENGGDVPSTASGSTPARTAAAPCAAPKGTAADVPFDLDDIPDDAFDSDLSLSPPRSTSQATRGPPVQSQFRTNRPLGLRQSTLFDMAARNPDISSQRGEQIFSPPEKSEPPTHHKLNEEALNTWVYPTNLGKTRDYQFNIAQRGLFHNLLVALPTGLGKTFIAATIMLNWYRWTKSAQIIFVAPTKPLVAQQISACFQVAGIPRSETTMLTGEAAPGIRAEEWKSKRVFFMTPQTLVNDLKSGIADPKRIVLLVVDEAHRATGGYAYVEVVKFLKRYNKSFRVLALTATPGSTVESVQAIIDDLGIAKVEIRTEQSLDIREYVHARDTEVQTFQNSDEMVLCMELFTRTLQPLVDQLRNLNAYWGRDPMALTAFGLTKARQQWMGSDAGRNANLALKGKVNAIFTVLASLAHAIDLLKYHGITPFYRHLLHFQSNTDGQKGGKYQRQIVQDESFKKLMNHLQPWTKNPDFIGHPKLEYLKQVVLNHFMDRGEGTAANGDQSQSATRIMIFVHFRDSAEEVVRVLKRHEPLIRPHVFVGQSSAKGSEGMDQKTQLSIVQKFKKGTYNTIVATSIGEEGLDIGEVDLIVCYDSSASPIRMLQRMGRTGRKRAGNIVLLLMQGKEEESYIKAKDNYEKMQQMIASGTRFTFHDDKSPRILPPGVRPVAEKRQIDIPVENTQADLPEPRRRARPPKRPPKKFHMPDDVETGFAKASSLTGKVTKKAETKRAVRKPTPEPVEVPALEEVLLTPRQQQDLERRYCHIAGTSPEFIRNPRVDAYPRLQSVPRPTKAVKHGSLTSRMIGTLQKMGKVSVDCESRYRKVLALDSSKEIVDSVLSRDPWPPAKNSGRLGEKTHAFKRPSATPRPNNVHVREDENEDNCTPELVSPEKLMSSFLEPHTERPPYSSQRSQDAFELDFPDVETLLNRSAERHVSRKRNRFVLDDDSDE
- the cap2 gene encoding F-actin-capping protein subunit beta; translated protein: MPPPLSPRARTLVGQVKRNVQFHVELHQYNTNPTPHTMADIQFDSALDLLRRLNPRDTKQNLQAITSIVPDLTEDLLSSVDQPLEIRRCPKTNRDYLLCDYNRDGDSYRSPWSNEFDPPLEDGTVPSERVRKLEVAANEAFDVYRELYYEGGVGSVYFWDLDDGFAGVILLKKGVTPGAKSSGEWDSIHVFEATDRARMSHYKLTSTVILHLANENEALGEMDLSGNMTRQMEVDLPVESDASHVANVGRLVEDMELKMRNLLQEVYFGKAKDVVGELRSKPLLCHGRTKAMDADKNTGLAPLSETNKEKAAHLEMIRSMQR